The following proteins come from a genomic window of Alnus glutinosa chromosome 10, dhAlnGlut1.1, whole genome shotgun sequence:
- the LOC133880621 gene encoding dimethylnonatriene synthase-like: protein MEFDSHIKTIVGLLALLVICRVLRIASHAKKSRAKLIGIPEPPGALPLIGHLHLLGGQDPVPRILGAMADKYGSLFSLKVGLHQLLVVSSKEMVKEFLATNDRVFATRASIAAGKYLGYNNAIFSLAPYGQYWRDMRKMAILELLSSDRVEMTKHVPNTEVESLIKDLYSLSINNSVATISEMFEQMTFNIILTKLVGKRFSSAEYGDKNSEGSRIRSGIHEALYLSGTFVMSDAVPFLEWLDFKGHVGSMKRAAKEMDSLIEIWLKEHLRQQKLECKSRDERDFMDAMLSTLEEDAVISGHTRDTIVKATTLILILTGAGSTAVTLTWAVTLLLNHPNVLKAAQEELDIHVGKDRRVQESDIKNLNYLRAIVKETLRLYPPGPVTGLREAMEDCNIGDRFVPKGTQLIVNIWKVQRDPRVWSNPTEFQPERFMTTHSQIDIRGPDFEFIPFSYGRRSCPGASYGMQVVHLALARLLQGFDITTMAAGMKVDMREGLGIALPKADPLEVVLKPRLPMHLY from the exons ATGGAGTTTGATTCTCATATAAAAACAATTGTAGGCCTTCTAGCTCTTCTAGTAATCTGTAGAGTCTTGAGAATTGCATCTCATGCCAAGAAGAGTCGCGCAAAGCTCATCGGAATCCCTGAACCACCCGGCGCACTACCCTTGATAGGCCACCTCCATCTTCTCGGAGGCCAAGACCCAGTCCCCCGAATTCTTGGGGCCATGGCCGACAAATACGGCTCACTCTTCTCACTCAAGGTGGGCCTTCATCAGCTCTTGGTGGTGAGCAGCAAGGAGATGGTCAAGGAATTCTTGGCCACCAACGACAGAGTTTTTGCCACGAGGGCAAGCATAGCAGCTGGAAAATACCTTGGTTACAACAATGCTATCTTTTCTCTTGCTCCTTACGGACAATATTGGCGCGACATGAGAAAGATGGCCATTCTTGAGCTTCTGTCGAGCGATCGGGTGGAAATGACGAAACATGTTCCGAACACAGAAGTGGAGTCGCTGATAAAAGACTTGTACTCGCTGTCTATAAACAACAGCGTGGCGACCATCAGCGAGATGTTTGAGCAGATGACTTTCAATATCATCCTCACGAAGCTTGTCGGGAAGCGATTTTCCTCTGCCGAATACGGCGACAAGAACAGCGAGGGGAGTCGCATTAGAAGTGGGATACACGAGGCTTTGTATCTGAGCGGTACTTTTGTCATGTCAGACGCCGTTCCTTTTCTTGAATGGCTGGACTTTAAAGGGCATGTCGGTTCCATGAAGAGAGCTGCCAAGGAAATGGACTCGTTGATTGAAATTTGGCTTAAGGAACATCTTCGCCAGCAAAAATTAGAGTGTAAAAGTAGAGATGAAAGGGATTTCATGGATGCGATGTTATCAACCCTTGAGGAGGATGCTGTGATCTCGGGGCATACACGCGATACCATCGTCAAGGCAACAACATTG ATTCTCATCCTAACAGGCGCAGGAAGCACAGCTGTCACTCTAACGTGGGCAGTGACCTTGCTCCTAAACCACCCAAACGTGCTAAAGGCTGCCCAAGAAGAGCTAGACATCCATGTCGGGAAGGATAGACGGGTGCAAGAATCTGATATCAAGAACCTGAACTACCTCCGAGCGATTGTTAAGGAAACTCTACGCCTCTACCCACCAGGCCCTGTCACAGGATTGCGCGAGGCCATGGAAGACTGCAACATTGGCGACCGCTTTGTTCCAAAGGGCACTCAGTTGATCGTCAACATATGGAAGGTGCAACGAGACCCGCGCGTGTGGTCAAACCCAACGGAGTTCCAGCCGGAGAGGTTTATGACAACTCATTCGCAGATTGATATCAGGGGTCCAGATTTTGAGTTTATTCCTTTTAGTTATGGTAGAAGGTCATGCCCAGGAGCGTCATACGGCATGCAAGTGGTTCACTTGGCGCTGGCTCGTTTGCTTCAAGGATTTGATATCACAACCATGGCTGCAGGTATGAAGGTGGACATGCGTGAAGGATTGGGAATTGCCTTGCCCAAGGCGGATCCATTAGAGGTTGTACTCAAGCCTCGCCTTCCTATGCATCTGTATTAA